From the Cohnella herbarum genome, one window contains:
- a CDS encoding helix-turn-helix domain-containing protein yields MISYKPLLKLLIDREIKKQDLLKMTGISSATMAKLNTNEYVSLEVIDKICSALNCQPGDLLEYIPERMKEERT; encoded by the coding sequence ATGATCAGTTATAAACCATTACTAAAATTGCTGATAGATAGGGAAATAAAGAAGCAGGATTTATTGAAAATGACTGGGATTTCTTCTGCAACAATGGCAAAGTTAAACACAAATGAATATGTTTCTTTAGAAGTAATTGATAAAATTTGTTCAGCACTAAATTGTCAACCTGGTGATTTGTTGGAGTATATTCCTGAACGAATGAAGGAAGAAAGAACCTAA
- a CDS encoding tyrosine-type recombinase/integrase, whose translation MSQPNMIDWSSLVHLFLMDCKSRNLAKTTIRRYRDGLKNIEQHLKTQNLEWFDLTSDLLKHRIIPSMLDGALSLRTVNCNLAIIKELFAFLVAEKQADCNIADGLKPFKVQPSLMHTFTDAHLTRLFTQHDRSTFTGFRNYMMMLILLETGIRLNELTQLQITDVLLDEGMVRVRHGKGRKARMVPIQRIVSHELHLYLLERGTLYTDRLWITLDNRPFDEGGIRTMISRICKTANIQDVQCSCHTFRHTFAKKYLLNGGDIFSLKNILGHSRIETTEMYVELFSRDLQIQHEKFSPLEQIIQEFPSIFTESEVHGE comes from the coding sequence GTGTCTCAACCTAATATGATCGATTGGTCAAGCCTGGTTCATTTGTTCCTCATGGACTGCAAGTCCAGAAACTTGGCCAAGACGACTATTCGCCGTTATCGGGACGGATTGAAAAACATCGAACAGCACTTAAAAACCCAAAATCTCGAATGGTTTGATTTGACTTCCGATTTGTTAAAACATCGCATCATCCCCAGTATGCTTGATGGGGCATTGTCCCTGAGAACCGTCAATTGCAACCTGGCTATTATCAAAGAACTTTTCGCGTTTCTCGTGGCTGAGAAACAAGCTGATTGCAATATTGCGGATGGACTAAAGCCTTTTAAAGTCCAACCCTCTTTGATGCATACTTTCACGGATGCTCATTTGACGCGACTGTTCACTCAACACGATCGTTCAACATTTACTGGCTTCCGTAATTACATGATGATGTTGATTTTGCTTGAAACCGGCATACGCCTGAACGAACTCACTCAACTCCAAATCACAGATGTTCTATTAGATGAAGGAATGGTACGTGTTCGGCATGGGAAAGGCAGAAAGGCCAGAATGGTGCCGATTCAGCGAATTGTATCTCATGAGTTACATCTTTATTTGCTGGAGCGAGGAACGTTGTACACGGATCGGCTGTGGATCACGTTGGACAATCGCCCATTCGATGAAGGTGGCATTCGAACCATGATTTCGCGGATATGCAAAACCGCAAACATTCAGGATGTTCAATGTTCCTGCCATACTTTTCGCCATACCTTTGCAAAAAAGTATTTATTAAACGGTGGCGATATTTTCTCGTTAAAAAATATTCTCGGGCACTCACGGATAGAAACAACTGAAATGTATGTTGAACTTTTCTCGCGCGATTTGCAGATCCAACATGAGAAGTTTAGTCCGCTGGAACAGATCATTCAGGAATTCCCCTCTATCTTCACCGAAAGCGAGGTGCATGGGGAATGA
- a CDS encoding ABC transporter permease, with translation MQSSYFRVLWKDVVKDKWLYLFLAPSIILVFVFSYVPLYGIVLAFKNYNGLTSIMESKWVGLKYFELILKDPLIPRAFMNTVKLGVFSLLFCFPAPILLALIFNELKQGKFKKFAQSVSYLPYFISTVIIVGMMKEILAIDGVVNHFLRSIGLQAINFMSDASSFRTIYISSEIWTGIGWGSILYLAAISSIPDEMYEAATMDGANRLQKIRHITFPALLPVISIQFILSVGLLLGASFEKIILMYSPATYETADILATYVYRNGLQNANYSYGVAVGLVNSVLSFLLVFFANKVMRRLTGYSFW, from the coding sequence ATGCAGAGTAGCTACTTTCGCGTTTTGTGGAAAGATGTGGTCAAGGACAAATGGCTGTATCTATTTCTCGCTCCTAGCATCATCTTGGTATTCGTATTTAGCTATGTTCCGCTCTACGGCATCGTGCTCGCTTTCAAAAACTATAACGGCCTTACTTCCATTATGGAAAGCAAGTGGGTCGGGCTGAAATATTTCGAGCTGATTTTGAAGGATCCTCTTATTCCCCGGGCTTTCATGAATACCGTGAAGCTTGGCGTGTTTTCCCTGCTGTTCTGCTTCCCGGCCCCGATATTGCTGGCGCTTATCTTCAACGAGTTGAAGCAGGGCAAGTTCAAAAAATTCGCGCAGTCCGTTTCTTATTTGCCGTACTTTATTTCCACGGTTATCATCGTCGGGATGATGAAGGAAATTCTTGCGATTGACGGCGTCGTCAACCATTTTCTGCGATCGATCGGCCTGCAAGCGATCAATTTCATGAGCGATGCTTCGAGCTTTCGGACGATCTACATCAGCTCCGAGATTTGGACGGGGATCGGCTGGGGCAGCATCCTGTACCTGGCCGCCATATCTTCCATCCCGGACGAGATGTACGAAGCGGCCACGATGGACGGGGCGAATCGCTTGCAAAAAATTCGCCATATCACTTTCCCGGCGCTACTTCCGGTCATCAGCATCCAGTTCATATTGTCCGTCGGCTTGCTGCTCGGGGCGTCTTTCGAAAAGATTATTTTGATGTACTCCCCGGCAACGTACGAAACGGCGGATATTCTGGCGACCTACGTATATCGAAACGGCTTGCAAAACGCTAACTACAGCTACGGCGTAGCCGTCGGGCTCGTCAATTCGGTCCTATCGTTCCTGTTGGTGTTTTTCGCCAACAAGGTCATGAGAAGATTGAC
- a CDS encoding ATP-dependent helicase, whose protein sequence is MTKEEMQEVLSKVLCRKDHPLHCDSCSHNPNKESSSQEERYVCRISEKTEQQLQYIFSSIKQNIFLEACAGSGKTEVVGMKMSYEISKWTDRNNGIAVLTFTNEATETIKNRVEQFSKLSSLHPHYIGTLTGFLHGFIAQKFGYKFFGNNGRNGDFSYRLVDKMMDTFKNHWLENYKSKIPYVYGVGKQESIYANQIYYDYQKKDYYIQFSENYKLTITEYYNSKNFQRFVQDTRNKYNNNELYKIEYVKKQLISDKVKFLKDGFANFEDMNNIAFKALQENIKVASIISKRFPIIIIDECQDLSWIEIQILEKLKDAGNILHFIGDLNQAIYDFKNANPTYTKEFLSNFICYKLTDNFRSCQPIVDVSNRISSITTTIAGRTNNKLSDNSVCYYEYDDLQVLQEKYLSFLNLFNIQPESSSILVRQLSLKSNLQVRLDQRSVHLILDAIQLWKAKQQSTRIMALELAGKQLQKWLGGSKNKDNYFCPIDIKSAFRWRIFIKDFLQACCSNSFINNFENKKYGEWYKTAREQLPSILLNTYKNLNEYDENPRDFNSLPILRTPSGTAESAIDAISMLETSMSIRINTIHSAKGCGFESVMVVSSKDQKSIGGHWKQWMEEEGESKRIGYVASTRAKYSLIWAVPKLNAKDRNQLETYGFKRIE, encoded by the coding sequence ATGACTAAAGAAGAAATGCAAGAGGTACTGTCAAAAGTTTTATGCAGGAAAGACCACCCTCTTCATTGCGACAGTTGTTCTCATAATCCAAACAAGGAATCATCGTCGCAGGAAGAGCGGTATGTTTGCCGCATTTCAGAAAAGACGGAGCAGCAGCTCCAATATATATTTTCCTCAATTAAGCAAAACATTTTTTTAGAGGCATGCGCTGGAAGTGGGAAAACCGAAGTTGTTGGGATGAAGATGTCATATGAAATAAGCAAATGGACAGATAGAAACAACGGAATAGCTGTACTAACGTTCACAAATGAAGCTACAGAAACAATAAAAAATCGCGTTGAGCAATTTTCGAAACTATCCTCATTACACCCACACTATATTGGGACACTAACAGGATTTCTTCATGGATTTATTGCTCAAAAATTCGGCTACAAATTTTTTGGTAATAATGGGAGAAATGGCGACTTTTCATATCGGTTGGTTGATAAAATGATGGATACTTTTAAAAATCATTGGCTAGAGAATTATAAGTCAAAAATTCCCTATGTCTATGGAGTTGGAAAACAAGAAAGTATTTACGCAAATCAAATATATTATGATTATCAGAAAAAAGATTACTATATACAATTCTCCGAAAATTACAAATTAACTATTACTGAATACTATAACTCAAAAAACTTTCAGAGATTTGTTCAAGATACTCGAAATAAATATAATAATAACGAGTTATATAAAATTGAATACGTTAAGAAACAACTCATAAGTGACAAAGTTAAATTTTTAAAAGATGGATTTGCAAATTTTGAAGATATGAATAACATTGCTTTTAAGGCTTTGCAAGAAAATATAAAAGTAGCTTCAATAATATCCAAGAGGTTTCCAATAATTATAATTGATGAGTGTCAGGACTTATCGTGGATCGAAATTCAAATCCTTGAGAAATTAAAAGATGCTGGAAACATACTTCATTTTATTGGTGATTTAAATCAAGCCATCTACGATTTTAAGAATGCCAACCCAACATATACAAAGGAGTTCCTGTCTAACTTTATTTGTTATAAATTAACTGATAATTTTAGAAGCTGTCAACCGATTGTTGATGTATCAAATCGTATATCTTCTATCACAACAACAATAGCAGGAAGAACCAACAATAAATTAAGTGACAATAGTGTTTGTTACTATGAATATGATGACTTACAAGTACTTCAAGAAAAATATTTGTCATTCTTAAACCTATTCAATATCCAACCTGAAAGTTCCTCTATTTTAGTTCGTCAACTTTCATTAAAATCAAATTTGCAAGTACGTTTAGATCAAAGAAGCGTTCATTTGATATTAGATGCAATTCAACTTTGGAAAGCGAAACAACAATCAACTAGAATAATGGCGTTAGAACTTGCAGGAAAGCAATTGCAAAAATGGTTAGGTGGATCGAAAAATAAAGATAATTATTTTTGTCCAATTGATATTAAATCTGCATTCAGATGGCGGATTTTTATCAAGGATTTCCTTCAAGCCTGTTGCTCAAACTCTTTTATAAATAATTTTGAAAATAAAAAATATGGTGAGTGGTATAAAACAGCAAGGGAACAACTCCCTTCTATCTTGCTGAATACATATAAAAATTTAAATGAATATGATGAAAATCCGCGTGATTTTAATAGTTTACCTATTTTACGTACACCTTCAGGTACAGCAGAAAGTGCCATCGACGCGATATCAATGCTTGAGACCTCTATGTCAATAAGAATTAATACAATCCACTCTGCTAAAGGTTGTGGTTTCGAAAGTGTAATGGTCGTTTCGAGTAAAGATCAAAAGAGTATCGGTGGGCATTGGAAACAGTGGATGGAAGAGGAAGGCGAATCAAAACGAATAGGATATGTTGCAAGCACCAGAGCTAAATATTCATTAATATGGGCTGTGCCGAAACTAAATGCAAAAGACAGGAACCAATTAGAGACTTATGGATTTAAAAGAATTGAATAG
- a CDS encoding Gfo/Idh/MocA family protein — MDKIKVGIIGAGTIGHCHVAAYRKRADVDVVAVCDSNRDRAEQFARQYEISRVYDDYRTMLEEAAPDAVSVCVWNSLHASVSIDALNGGAHVLCEKPLAVSATQAVEMQLTAERFGRVLMPGFCTRYEEGVKLLKNAVDENRLGQLYYVKAVYLRRHGNPGGWFADNNRSGGGPVIDLGVHVLDLARFIAGGQAVSVYAVTHKMPDEQVASNAPHMSADSGQIHDVEDFASALIRMDNGVTIQFETSWNHHVESDVFQLEVFGRKGGATAYPKVRIATDDFGVACNIQPLHSNNEHNPNYDFDEEISHFIQVIKGAEQPIVTAEDGVECMRITDAIYESANEQREIRITR, encoded by the coding sequence GTGGACAAAATAAAAGTCGGAATAATCGGCGCGGGTACGATCGGGCACTGTCATGTAGCCGCCTATCGGAAACGCGCTGACGTCGATGTCGTTGCGGTATGCGATAGTAATCGCGACAGGGCAGAGCAGTTCGCCCGCCAGTACGAAATTTCCCGCGTTTATGACGATTACCGGACAATGCTCGAGGAAGCCGCTCCGGATGCGGTGTCGGTATGCGTTTGGAACAGCCTTCACGCGTCCGTCTCGATCGATGCGCTGAACGGCGGCGCGCACGTGCTATGCGAGAAGCCGCTGGCCGTAAGCGCCACGCAGGCGGTGGAGATGCAGTTGACAGCAGAGCGGTTCGGCCGCGTGCTGATGCCGGGTTTTTGCACGCGATACGAAGAAGGCGTCAAGCTGCTGAAAAACGCCGTGGACGAAAACAGGCTCGGCCAGCTGTATTATGTGAAAGCGGTTTATTTGCGCCGTCACGGCAACCCCGGCGGATGGTTCGCGGACAACAACCGATCCGGGGGCGGGCCGGTCATCGATCTCGGTGTGCACGTGCTTGATCTCGCCCGATTTATCGCCGGCGGGCAGGCCGTCTCGGTATATGCCGTCACCCACAAAATGCCGGACGAGCAGGTGGCCTCCAACGCGCCGCATATGAGCGCCGACAGCGGGCAAATTCACGATGTCGAAGATTTTGCCTCCGCGCTGATCCGGATGGACAACGGTGTGACGATCCAGTTCGAGACGAGTTGGAATCACCACGTCGAATCGGATGTGTTCCAGCTCGAAGTGTTCGGCAGGAAGGGCGGCGCGACGGCATACCCGAAAGTGCGTATCGCAACGGACGATTTCGGCGTCGCCTGCAATATCCAGCCGCTGCATTCGAACAACGAGCATAATCCCAATTACGATTTCGACGAGGAAATCTCCCACTTTATCCAGGTGATCAAAGGTGCCGAACAGCCGATCGTGACCGCCGAAGATGGCGTGGAGTGTATGCGCATTACGGATGCGATCTACGAATCGGCAAATGAGCAGAGAGAAATCAGGATAACGAGATAG
- a CDS encoding transposase: MPPSSVLTNMAREQKGAAIQAIGRSRGGLTFKIHAVVDALGNSLQMEVTAGNINDCVAGYEILQSLDIKGKHILADRGYDTDKNHLVVGGKASEFCDSQL, encoded by the coding sequence ATGCCTCCATCGTCCGTGCTCACCAATATGGCGCGGGAGCAAAAGGGGGCAGCAATTCAAGCGATCGGACGATCTCGAGGAGGCTTAACCTTCAAGATTCACGCGGTTGTGGATGCTCTGGGCAATTCCCTCCAAATGGAAGTGACGGCAGGCAATATCAACGATTGTGTGGCGGGTTACGAGATATTGCAGTCCCTTGATATCAAGGGCAAACACATTTTAGCTGATCGTGGGTATGACACTGATAAAAATCATCTCGTTGTTGGTGGAAAAGCAAGCGAATTCTGTGATTCCCAGTTGTAA
- a CDS encoding sugar phosphate isomerase/epimerase family protein — MKLSVSMWTFQELIYGGAMDFAAFAEYCASRGVRNVELLDFFVLDKLDECMAVMDKLGLSPAVWSICNDFVQPDETKRLEQINYMIRQIDIAKQIGTPVMRVFSGDVKDEVAFEDSMASITACYAPCIRYAEHAGIKLCLENHGVFAARSGEVTELLDSYRSPAFRSTFDTANFLFVDEAPEVAAERLKGRVDLLHLKDYRHSAQEGEGWPSLNKVWYTGCPLGQGDIPFDSVIRTLRSGGFDGTASIELECDDPIASCDESIAFLRRAGYAE; from the coding sequence ATGAAACTGAGCGTAAGCATGTGGACTTTTCAGGAACTGATATACGGTGGAGCGATGGACTTCGCCGCGTTCGCCGAATACTGCGCCTCGCGCGGTGTTAGGAACGTCGAACTGCTCGATTTTTTTGTGCTCGACAAGTTGGACGAATGTATGGCCGTCATGGATAAGCTAGGGCTTTCACCCGCCGTATGGTCGATTTGCAACGATTTCGTTCAGCCGGACGAAACGAAACGCCTCGAGCAAATCAATTACATGATCCGACAAATCGATATCGCCAAGCAGATCGGCACGCCCGTCATGCGTGTATTTTCCGGGGACGTCAAGGACGAAGTTGCGTTCGAAGACAGCATGGCTTCGATCACAGCTTGTTACGCGCCTTGCATCCGGTACGCGGAACATGCCGGGATCAAGCTTTGTCTGGAAAATCACGGCGTGTTCGCCGCTCGCAGCGGAGAGGTGACCGAGCTGCTGGATTCGTATCGGTCGCCGGCATTCCGGTCGACGTTCGATACCGCCAATTTTCTATTCGTCGACGAAGCGCCTGAGGTAGCGGCAGAGCGGCTGAAAGGCCGGGTAGATCTGCTGCATCTGAAAGACTACCGCCACTCGGCTCAAGAAGGCGAAGGCTGGCCATCGCTGAACAAGGTGTGGTATACGGGCTGTCCGCTCGGTCAAGGCGATATTCCGTTCGATAGCGTCATTCGGACGCTCCGGTCGGGCGGTTTCGACGGAACAGCTTCAATTGAATTGGAATGCGACGATCCGATCGCATCCTGCGACGAGAGTATCGCTTTCCTGAGGAGAGCCGGGTATGCAGAGTAG
- a CDS encoding tyrosine-type recombinase/integrase, with protein MSGNVVSLFRQSQSDRSNKRRRNDLYDVESFSNAGYRLTWEEAVRLFVQARRAETSSEDTVKFEMSTLKCYERILREQEIEADIYHVSTDLLRNKFIMAMVEKKGYKLNTINNRIKSIKRFFLFLYEEGWIPDNPAEHLRTRKGHQPTIPSFTEEQVVALLKQPNQNTFTGFRDFVILSLICDSGLRVGEITKLKMNQVDIKENQLLGVIGKSKKPRDIPFCDDVRKLLIRYIKARGDIHSSHFFVTLDGRPLGVRSFQGALHQYGKDAGITNVRVSPHTLRHTFAKMYIINEGDPYSLQDILGHTSQDMVKRYVNLWRPEMKSKHAKSSPVRRLYQNRLI; from the coding sequence ATGAGCGGAAATGTTGTAAGCCTGTTTCGGCAAAGTCAGAGTGATAGATCGAATAAACGACGCAGAAATGATTTATACGATGTAGAATCGTTTTCCAACGCGGGTTATCGGCTAACGTGGGAAGAAGCCGTGAGATTATTTGTTCAGGCCCGCCGCGCTGAAACATCAAGCGAGGATACCGTAAAGTTTGAAATGAGCACTTTGAAATGTTATGAGCGAATTTTGCGAGAGCAAGAGATCGAAGCCGACATCTATCATGTATCGACTGACTTGCTGCGAAATAAGTTTATTATGGCTATGGTTGAGAAAAAAGGCTACAAGCTCAATACGATCAATAATCGAATTAAATCCATCAAGCGTTTCTTTTTATTTTTATACGAAGAAGGCTGGATTCCAGACAACCCGGCAGAACACTTACGAACACGCAAAGGTCATCAACCAACCATTCCATCCTTCACCGAAGAGCAAGTTGTAGCCCTGCTCAAGCAGCCGAATCAAAACACGTTTACGGGGTTTCGTGATTTTGTCATTCTATCCTTGATTTGCGACAGTGGACTGCGCGTCGGCGAAATCACAAAACTCAAAATGAATCAGGTCGATATTAAAGAGAATCAGCTTCTTGGTGTCATTGGGAAAAGCAAGAAGCCGCGGGACATCCCTTTTTGTGATGATGTGCGTAAGCTCTTAATCCGATATATCAAAGCAAGAGGGGACATCCACTCATCTCATTTTTTTGTCACACTGGATGGTCGTCCGCTCGGTGTTCGCTCTTTTCAAGGAGCTCTACATCAATACGGTAAAGATGCCGGAATCACTAACGTTCGGGTAAGTCCTCATACGTTAAGGCATACCTTCGCCAAAATGTACATTATCAATGAGGGCGATCCGTATAGCTTGCAAGATATTCTCGGCCATACTTCTCAGGATATGGTGAAGCGTTACGTTAACTTGTGGCGTCCAGAAATGAAATCGAAGCATGCGAAATCTTCCCCCGTGCGCCGACTGTATCAAAACAGGTTGATTTAA
- a CDS encoding NUDIX domain-containing protein, translated as MFALNIRTAARAVIIKDEELLVLRRTGVQGAFYVLPGGGQNHGESIIETLKREVKEEVDLEVIWNELIFINEFIARRDSKFFELEPQIHQIDFTFHCTVNHDRIALVGQTPDLHQVGIAWIPINEIIDYVVHPKDDLNFIMGAPTRDALTEWIMNRSIYKTPRLIEG; from the coding sequence GTGTTTGCTCTGAACATTAGAACTGCGGCTCGAGCTGTAATAATCAAAGACGAAGAGTTACTCGTTTTGAGAAGAACTGGTGTTCAAGGAGCATTTTATGTTCTTCCAGGTGGAGGACAGAATCATGGGGAAAGCATTATTGAAACCCTGAAAAGAGAAGTAAAAGAAGAAGTTGATTTAGAAGTCATTTGGAATGAACTCATATTTATTAATGAATTTATAGCTAGAAGGGACTCGAAATTTTTTGAATTGGAACCACAAATACACCAAATAGATTTTACATTTCACTGCACGGTAAACCACGATCGAATTGCTTTAGTAGGTCAGACTCCAGATTTACATCAAGTAGGAATTGCATGGATACCAATAAATGAAATTATCGATTATGTAGTGCATCCAAAAGATGATCTTAATTTTATAATGGGAGCTCCGACTAGAGATGCTTTAACAGAATGGATAATGAATAGAAGTATATATAAAACGCCTAGATTAATTGAAGGTTAA
- a CDS encoding AraC family transcriptional regulator produces the protein MIHFDGKKFHYDTRYWDHPQQYTSISLYQIGDLSCLGGFEVGNHIQPCYEISYILSGKGDFYVDGKRFPVEKGDLFLCLPDQCHNLIADNEDPFRYLYLAFYFNSNLGMDNPYPNIQKTLDQVTCPRVKDAFSIELSFTALLKELHYPTDFSQQMLETYMTQIIILTHRNFQKSDTVMRKPHTTDQFGNETVYSVLSYIENQIYDITSLTEIADRLNYSYSHLSYIFSNEIGMSLQTYYNQKRIDTAERLLRETTLSINDIALKLRYQSIHSFSKAFKKVTGMAPSQYRMIG, from the coding sequence ATGATCCATTTTGACGGCAAGAAATTTCATTACGACACTAGGTACTGGGATCATCCACAGCAGTATACCTCTATCAGTCTTTACCAAATCGGGGACTTGAGCTGTCTCGGCGGATTTGAAGTCGGCAACCATATTCAGCCTTGTTACGAGATCAGTTATATTTTGTCCGGTAAAGGCGACTTTTACGTAGATGGTAAGCGCTTCCCCGTCGAGAAGGGCGATCTCTTCCTCTGCCTGCCGGATCAGTGCCACAATTTGATCGCGGATAACGAAGACCCGTTCCGCTACTTGTACTTGGCTTTTTATTTCAATTCAAACCTTGGGATGGACAACCCGTACCCGAACATTCAGAAGACGCTAGATCAGGTGACGTGCCCCCGCGTGAAGGACGCGTTTTCGATCGAGTTGTCTTTTACCGCGCTGCTTAAGGAGCTGCATTACCCAACGGATTTTTCCCAGCAGATGCTGGAAACATATATGACGCAAATTATTATTTTGACGCACCGTAATTTCCAGAAGTCCGATACGGTTATGCGCAAGCCGCATACGACCGACCAATTCGGCAACGAAACGGTGTATTCGGTCCTCTCTTACATTGAAAACCAAATCTACGACATTACAAGTCTGACGGAAATCGCGGATCGGCTCAACTACAGCTACTCCCATCTGTCCTACATTTTCTCGAACGAGATCGGCATGTCGTTGCAGACTTATTATAATCAGAAGCGAATCGATACGGCCGAGCGGCTGCTGCGCGAAACGACGTTGTCTATTAACGATATCGCGTTAAAGCTGCGGTACCAGTCTATTCATTCCTTCAGCAAGGCATTCAAAAAGGTAACAGGAATGGCGCCGAGCCAGTACCGAATGATCGGTTGA
- a CDS encoding tyrosine-type recombinase/integrase, whose protein sequence is MTIGRRQNKLTKVDKASDAKQQLSYSDLLHSFILDCKSKKLSPLTIRFYQDSAKQLEAAFRDQEIVLDIYSVTSRDIKNHFIAYLFEQGKSDNTVNGRIKAIKQFLRYLFEEGWLLQNLANEIHATKAEKLMIQTFTKEQVVALLEQPVRNTFSGFRDYTMMLVLFETGMRISELCNLKIGDVFFKEQEIRITKGKGGKARRVPMQQTCAKVIRRYLDIRGDLETEALFVNLNNEKISTRALQEKMHDYGLASSINGVRVSPHTFRHTMAKFYILNGGDPFTLRRILGHATLKMVEYYVELFSSDIKQQHKKYSPVENMKRII, encoded by the coding sequence ATGACTATCGGACGCAGACAAAACAAATTAACAAAGGTCGATAAGGCGAGCGACGCCAAGCAACAGTTAAGCTATAGCGATCTGCTTCACTCTTTTATTCTCGATTGCAAATCAAAAAAACTTTCGCCACTCACGATTCGTTTTTATCAGGATAGCGCAAAACAATTGGAAGCTGCCTTCCGGGACCAGGAGATTGTACTGGATATTTACTCTGTCACTTCCCGAGATATTAAGAATCATTTTATTGCCTATCTATTCGAACAAGGAAAATCGGACAATACCGTAAATGGACGCATAAAGGCCATTAAGCAATTCCTGAGATATTTATTTGAGGAAGGCTGGCTCCTTCAGAATCTTGCAAACGAGATTCATGCCACCAAAGCTGAAAAGTTGATGATTCAAACCTTTACCAAAGAACAAGTCGTCGCCTTGTTGGAGCAACCGGTGCGAAATACGTTCTCGGGCTTTCGGGACTACACCATGATGCTGGTTCTTTTTGAAACGGGAATGCGAATCAGTGAATTATGTAATTTGAAGATTGGCGATGTCTTTTTTAAGGAACAAGAAATTCGTATTACAAAAGGAAAAGGGGGAAAAGCCCGCCGCGTGCCTATGCAACAAACGTGTGCTAAAGTGATACGCCGTTACCTGGATATACGTGGAGACTTGGAGACGGAAGCGCTGTTCGTAAACTTGAACAATGAAAAGATCAGCACCCGAGCGCTACAGGAGAAAATGCATGATTACGGTCTTGCTTCGAGCATTAATGGGGTAAGGGTATCCCCTCATACCTTCCGGCATACGATGGCCAAGTTCTATATCTTAAATGGCGGTGATCCGTTCACGCTCCGGCGAATATTAGGCCACGCCACGCTTAAAATGGTCGAATACTATGTTGAGCTATTTAGCAGCGATATTAAGCAACAGCACAAAAAGTATAGCCCGGTTGAAAACATGAAACGTATTATTTGA
- a CDS encoding RidA family protein: MVKISLIRLTNLASVDYAYASCIPSGMDIFFMAGACPLNKEGIVLGINNYEFQAKLCVENLVEALRGFGASLKDITYTRVLVASSSRADLVSAWRAIREEFGENDVPSTLLGVTVLGYEKQLVEIEAVVALEKK, encoded by the coding sequence ATGGTCAAAATATCTTTGATACGTTTAACCAATCTAGCTTCCGTAGATTATGCTTATGCTTCATGTATTCCTTCGGGTATGGATATATTTTTTATGGCAGGAGCTTGCCCGCTTAATAAAGAAGGAATTGTATTGGGCATTAATAATTATGAGTTTCAAGCAAAACTCTGTGTGGAAAACTTAGTTGAAGCATTAAGGGGATTTGGCGCCTCGCTCAAAGACATTACGTATACCAGAGTCCTTGTTGCGTCCTCCAGTCGAGCTGACTTAGTATCCGCATGGAGAGCGATAAGAGAGGAATTTGGCGAAAATGATGTTCCAAGTACGCTATTAGGAGTTACAGTGTTAGGGTATGAAAAACAGCTTGTGGAAATCGAAGCAGTTGTAGCATTAGAGAAAAAGTAA